One window of Nostoc sp. C052 genomic DNA carries:
- a CDS encoding Uma2 family endonuclease: MSYPVLENPTTAETFYVLLYNVSWEQLEQLDVTLTGTGARLTYLDNILEIMSPHSDDHEDSKKNLAMLLEVYMRTKKIRFYGRGSATIGKQEDKTRREPDESYNLGIKKSITDLILEITVTSGGINKLEIYRRLRVPEVWFWEDGLLSVYCLQGDSYIKVFKSTLLPDLDLDLLAQYARMSDQYDAVTEYIQIITKVI; this comes from the coding sequence ATGTCTTACCCTGTCCTGGAAAACCCTACGACTGCTGAGACTTTCTATGTTCTTCTGTACAATGTCAGTTGGGAACAGTTAGAACAGCTTGATGTCACCCTTACAGGGACAGGCGCACGACTAACTTATTTAGATAATATTCTCGAAATTATGTCCCCACATTCTGACGACCACGAGGACAGTAAAAAAAACCTGGCGATGTTGCTGGAAGTCTATATGCGGACGAAAAAGATCCGATTTTATGGACGGGGAAGTGCAACTATAGGTAAACAGGAAGACAAAACTCGACGAGAACCAGATGAATCTTATAATTTAGGCATAAAAAAATCTATTACTGATTTAATTTTGGAAATAACTGTTACGAGTGGCGGAATTAATAAGCTAGAAATTTATCGACGGTTACGAGTACCTGAAGTTTGGTTTTGGGAAGATGGTTTGTTATCAGTTTATTGTTTGCAAGGTGACAGCTATATAAAAGTCTTTAAAAGTACTTTATTGCCTGATCTAGATTTGGATTTATTAGCACAATATGCGAGAATGTCTGACCAATATGATGCTGTGACTGAATATATTCAGATAATAACTAAAGTAATCTAA
- a CDS encoding sorbosone dehydrogenase family protein, translated as MLRRILSTSLVSLIPALTSLMSLEVLSTAAFGLPPAASVQTKVKVPNTMNYWPFNINRYLKVPPNFSASVYARIPSARFMAVAPNGDLLVSQPSTGKVLIVRPNGTRDPIISNFVTGLRRPHDIVFHKIDNITYVYISETHQINRFTYNYGDTIGRNRQVVVSGLPDSSTSELRGAYGHELKNIALDSNHKLYVSIASTCNACTQDTVSNPKRGAIYQYNADGTNQRLFAQGLRNAEGLAFLPNTNDLWVVVNNRDNIAYPFNDGSGKYGRVIPSYVDNHPPEEFTKVRDGGNYGWPFCNPNPDTSNGVNNMPFDRDYQFNANGRVNCNALDRISKGIQAHSAPLGLTFLQNTRFPGLYSNGVVVGLHGSWNRQTKTGYRIAYFPWNSATRTPGQEMDLVSGWQVPGTRDVWGRPVDMAVDQQGNLLISDDYSGTIYKLSYNVSNNVPNTPLQQQVQVYRDANFAGVSQSFSTTPRTYQANQGDLNVVGNDAISSLRVPAGTVVRVCQNETGGLCREYSAGNYNYVGNDLDNKISFIQVR; from the coding sequence ATGCTCAGACGCATATTATCTACATCGCTAGTTAGTTTAATCCCTGCACTTACTAGTTTGATGTCATTAGAGGTCTTGTCCACCGCAGCCTTCGGTCTACCGCCTGCTGCGTCTGTTCAAACCAAGGTGAAAGTGCCTAATACAATGAACTATTGGCCTTTCAACATTAATCGTTACTTGAAAGTACCGCCCAACTTCTCTGCATCTGTTTATGCTCGCATTCCGAGCGCCCGCTTTATGGCAGTTGCTCCCAATGGCGATCTTTTAGTGTCACAGCCCAGTACAGGTAAGGTGTTAATTGTCCGCCCAAATGGCACGAGAGATCCGATTATCTCTAACTTCGTAACAGGTCTACGCAGACCACACGACATTGTGTTTCACAAGATTGACAACATCACATACGTTTATATCTCTGAGACTCATCAAATTAACCGCTTCACCTACAACTATGGAGACACAATCGGCAGAAATCGCCAAGTTGTCGTATCTGGCTTACCAGATAGCAGCACATCAGAACTCAGAGGTGCTTATGGTCACGAACTGAAAAATATCGCCCTTGATTCCAATCACAAACTGTACGTGTCGATCGCCTCTACATGCAATGCTTGTACGCAAGATACTGTCAGCAACCCAAAGCGTGGTGCGATTTACCAGTACAACGCCGATGGAACCAATCAGCGGCTTTTTGCCCAAGGTTTGCGTAATGCTGAAGGATTAGCATTCTTACCTAACACCAATGATCTTTGGGTAGTTGTTAATAATCGAGATAACATCGCCTATCCCTTCAACGATGGCAGTGGTAAATACGGTAGGGTTATCCCGTCATACGTTGACAACCACCCACCAGAGGAGTTTACGAAAGTTCGAGATGGTGGTAACTATGGTTGGCCATTCTGCAACCCCAATCCTGACACATCAAATGGTGTTAACAATATGCCCTTTGACCGCGATTATCAGTTCAATGCTAATGGACGTGTTAATTGCAATGCCTTGGACAGAATTAGCAAGGGTATCCAAGCACATTCGGCTCCCTTAGGACTAACATTCTTGCAAAATACCAGGTTTCCCGGTCTATACTCAAATGGGGTAGTGGTGGGACTGCATGGTTCATGGAATCGGCAGACTAAAACGGGCTACAGAATAGCTTACTTTCCTTGGAACAGTGCGACAAGAACCCCAGGGCAGGAGATGGATTTAGTCAGCGGTTGGCAAGTTCCAGGAACGCGAGATGTTTGGGGGCGACCGGTAGATATGGCAGTAGATCAGCAAGGTAATTTGTTAATTTCAGATGATTACAGCGGCACAATTTACAAGCTTTCCTACAACGTCTCCAACAACGTCCCCAACACACCGTTACAACAACAGGTTCAAGTCTACAGAGACGCTAATTTTGCTGGAGTTTCTCAATCTTTTTCTACAACTCCAAGAACATACCAAGCCAACCAAGGGGACTTAAATGTTGTTGGTAATGACGCTATTAGCTCATTACGTGTACCAGCGGGTACAGTGGTGCGTGTGTGCCAAAATGAAACTGGTGGTCTCTGCCGTGAGTATAGCGCTGGCAATTATAACTACGTTGGAAATGACTTGGATAACAAAATATCGTTTATACAAGTAAGGTAG
- a CDS encoding serine/threonine-protein kinase, with protein sequence MICCLNPDCHNPPNSDRTMFCSNCGTGMVVLRNRYRPIKSLGGGGFGKTYLAEDIDKLNEYCVIKQFAPQVQGTAALNKATELFEQEAKQLQQLGNHRQIPTLLAYFNQDNRLYLVQEFIDGQNLLDELKQQGIFNQQKVRELLLDLLDILKTVHQQQVIHRDIKPENIIRRSDGQLVLIDFGASKQLTATVMTQIGTTIGSFGYASLEQMQGGKAYPASDLYSVGATCFHLLSGIHPWELWQRQGYGWVASWRQYLQQPVSEDLGRILDRLLQEEYQQRYQSATEVLQALNSEPIPVTQPVIPPVIPPPLQKNSNSIYLVVIPLIVLMGGGAVYLLRPTNPVTIEQKSKSAEAYYNEGLEKYNNKDFRGAIEDYTQAIQINPNYAVAYINRGLARYDLGDKQTAIEDYNQAIKINPNDANAYINRGLARYNLEDNQAAIEDYNQAIKINPNDANAYYNRGLVRYDLGDNQAAIEDYNQAIRINPNYANSYMARGLASYNLGNNQAAIEDYNQAIRINPNYASAYYNRGLALYNLGNNQAAIEDYNQAIKINPNYASAYYNRGLARYNLRNNQAAIEDYNQAIRINSNDANAYYNRGLALYNLGNNQAAIEDYNQAIKINPNYANAYYNRGNSQSNLGNKQAAIEDFRKSADLYKQQGKESDYQDALKRIKQLELG encoded by the coding sequence ATGATCTGCTGCTTAAATCCAGATTGCCACAATCCGCCCAATAGCGATCGCACAATGTTTTGCTCTAACTGCGGTACAGGAATGGTAGTGCTGAGAAACCGCTATCGCCCGATTAAATCATTAGGTGGTGGTGGATTTGGTAAAACTTATTTAGCAGAAGATATAGACAAACTAAATGAGTATTGTGTCATCAAGCAATTTGCACCGCAAGTCCAGGGAACTGCCGCACTAAACAAAGCCACAGAACTATTTGAGCAAGAAGCAAAGCAACTGCAACAATTAGGAAACCATCGCCAAATTCCCACACTATTGGCGTATTTTAACCAAGATAATCGCCTGTATTTGGTGCAGGAGTTTATCGACGGACAGAATTTATTAGATGAATTAAAACAGCAGGGAATTTTCAATCAGCAGAAAGTTAGAGAATTATTGCTCGATTTGTTAGATATTCTCAAAACAGTTCATCAACAGCAAGTCATTCACCGCGATATCAAGCCAGAGAATATCATTCGTCGCAGTGACGGGCAGTTAGTGCTGATTGACTTTGGTGCATCCAAACAATTGACAGCAACAGTGATGACACAAATAGGAACAACCATTGGTTCTTTTGGTTATGCATCATTGGAACAAATGCAGGGAGGTAAAGCTTACCCAGCGAGTGATTTATATAGTGTAGGTGCAACTTGCTTTCACCTGTTGAGTGGAATTCACCCTTGGGAACTTTGGCAACGACAAGGTTATGGTTGGGTTGCTAGTTGGAGACAGTATTTGCAGCAACCAGTAAGTGAGGATTTGGGGCGAATACTGGATAGATTGTTGCAAGAAGAATACCAGCAGCGTTATCAGTCGGCGACGGAAGTTTTACAAGCGTTAAATTCAGAGCCAATACCAGTAACTCAGCCTGTTATACCTCCAGTTATTCCACCACCTCTGCAAAAAAATTCTAATTCTATATATCTTGTTGTTATTCCATTAATTGTATTGATGGGTGGTGGTGCTGTTTATTTGCTAAGACCGACAAATCCAGTAACAATAGAACAGAAAAGTAAAAGTGCTGAAGCTTACTATAATGAAGGATTAGAAAAATACAACAACAAAGATTTTCGCGGTGCAATTGAAGATTATACCCAAGCCATCCAAATTAATCCTAACTATGCAGTTGCTTACATAAATCGGGGTTTAGCTCGCTATGATTTAGGAGATAAGCAAACAGCAATTGAAGATTACAACCAAGCCATTAAAATTAATCCTAACGATGCAAATGCTTACATAAATCGGGGTTTAGCTCGCTATAATTTGGAAGACAACCAAGCAGCAATTGAAGATTATAACCAAGCCATTAAAATTAATCCTAACGATGCAAATGCTTACTATAACCGTGGTTTAGTCCGCTACGATTTAGGAGATAACCAAGCAGCAATTGAAGATTATAACCAAGCTATTAGAATTAATCCCAACTATGCAAATTCTTACATGGCTCGCGGTTTAGCTAGCTATAATTTAGGAAATAACCAAGCAGCAATTGAAGATTATAACCAAGCTATTAGAATTAATCCCAACTATGCAAGTGCTTACTACAACCGGGGTTTAGCTCTCTATAATTTAGGAAATAACCAAGCAGCAATTGAAGATTATAATCAAGCTATTAAAATTAATCCCAACTATGCAAGTGCTTACTACAATCGGGGTTTAGCTCGCTATAATTTAAGAAATAACCAAGCAGCAATTGAAGATTACAACCAAGCCATTAGAATTAATTCCAACGATGCAAATGCTTACTACAACCGGGGTTTAGCTCTCTATAATTTAGGAAATAACCAAGCAGCAATTGAAGATTACAACCAAGCTATTAAAATTAATCCCAATTATGCAAATGCTTACTACAACCGGGGTAATTCTCAGTCTAATTTAGGAAATAAGCAAGCAGCAATTGAAGATTTTCGTAAATCTGCCGATTTGTATAAGCAACAAGGAAAAGAAAGTGACTATCAAGATGCTCTAAAACGCATTAAACAACTTGAGTTAGGTTAG
- a CDS encoding HEAT repeat domain-containing protein produces MLDWLAMWGVTQAAGLIFKPILENLAKDAAKDWAKDLLKGIPGKIFQKLKKEDIEIAAGKALKEFLQLMQQQLKVRCKLAETEIKEYTTDIQKFISDKSVTEILGQAFDINCESLDAKTLEDSWNRLQLKPLPSKFNWQSITEQYLTQVQELLLDSKDLHHILELQKLSDIEINTKEIAGVIVDFNLVKYQEGIRERYGNLKLDSLDTSGYAYNELKLWRIFTAQNVRETHQVLAQVHELPKEHLRRLRETDQVEAEVELEELERHKRIYFEQPIRSVLDVVNKKQDYKYLVILGDPGSGKSTLLQFLALNWAESPLNNVISLPIPLLIELRTYMRRWEDKECNNFLEFFHQCSGAVHHLNQLELDKQLKAGNALVMFDGLDEVFDPGKREDIITDIHRFTNDYPDVQVIVTSRIIGYKPQRLLNAEFRHFILQDLDSEQIQDFIYRWHELTFTDAVDKVRKRERLQRGIEASKSIAELAGNPLLLTMMAILNRNQELPRDRATLYDQASRVLLHQWDVERALTEDKRLDPKTINYKDKQAMLRKVAYLMQTGEKDLAGNLMNENDLVKVLTDYLKTIEFDKPREAARVMINQLRTRNFMLCFLGADYYAFVHRTFLEYFCASEFVWQFEKERNLSIESLKTEVFGKHWQDESWHEVLLLIAGMIEPRFVGEILDYLMAQDGEEEKFVNLFLAAKCLAEVRNRSAIASTATLLLDKLKALTKYDLWYYYVPHRDEEAKVFHEICTQAVTAIATTWQESSDTKTWLQERATQDDNWDVRHTAVEELAKNFKDDPDTKFFLKERATQDDDNDVRGAAVRELAKNFKDDPDTKFFLKERATHDDENDVRCVAVRELAKNFKDDPDTKFFLKERATHDDDNYVQRVAIQELAKNFKDDPDTKFFLKELAIHDDDNYVRGVAVRELAKYFKYQPELFNIYHNCAIYNPFERKQEHETNPRRIALEIIIKQFPQHDQTLPLLRDRAENDPDEQVREFAQKKLAQLSNN; encoded by the coding sequence ATGCTGGACTGGTTAGCTATGTGGGGTGTAACTCAGGCCGCCGGGTTGATTTTTAAACCCATTCTGGAAAACTTAGCCAAGGATGCTGCTAAAGATTGGGCTAAAGATTTATTAAAAGGCATCCCTGGCAAGATTTTCCAGAAACTTAAGAAGGAAGACATAGAAATTGCTGCTGGTAAAGCCTTAAAGGAATTTTTGCAACTCATGCAGCAGCAGTTAAAGGTTCGTTGCAAACTTGCTGAAACTGAGATTAAAGAGTACACCACAGACATCCAGAAATTTATCAGCGATAAATCGGTTACAGAAATTCTTGGTCAGGCTTTTGATATTAATTGTGAATCTCTAGACGCTAAAACCCTAGAAGATAGTTGGAACAGGTTGCAATTAAAACCTCTGCCATCTAAATTTAACTGGCAATCAATTACAGAGCAGTATTTAACACAAGTCCAAGAACTTCTTTTAGATTCAAAAGATTTACACCATATCTTAGAATTACAAAAGTTATCTGATATTGAAATCAATACCAAAGAAATTGCTGGTGTTATTGTAGATTTTAATTTAGTTAAATATCAAGAAGGAATCCGCGAACGCTATGGCAATCTCAAATTAGATAGCTTAGATACTAGCGGCTATGCCTATAACGAACTGAAATTATGGCGGATTTTTACTGCTCAAAATGTCCGGGAAACTCATCAAGTTTTAGCACAAGTTCACGAACTACCTAAAGAACATCTTAGACGGCTGCGAGAAACTGACCAAGTAGAAGCAGAAGTGGAATTAGAAGAATTAGAACGCCACAAACGGATTTATTTTGAACAGCCGATCCGTTCAGTTTTAGATGTTGTCAATAAAAAGCAAGATTATAAATATCTTGTGATTTTGGGCGATCCTGGTTCAGGTAAGTCTACATTGTTGCAATTTCTGGCTTTGAATTGGGCTGAGTCTCCACTGAATAATGTTATCTCATTACCAATTCCATTGCTAATTGAGTTACGCACTTATATGCGGCGATGGGAAGATAAAGAGTGCAATAATTTTCTAGAATTTTTTCATCAATGTAGTGGTGCTGTTCATCATCTCAATCAACTTGAACTAGATAAACAATTAAAAGCTGGTAATGCCTTAGTGATGTTTGATGGTTTGGATGAGGTATTTGACCCTGGTAAGCGAGAGGATATAATTACTGATATTCATCGCTTTACTAATGACTATCCTGATGTGCAGGTAATTGTCACTTCTCGGATTATTGGCTATAAACCGCAACGATTGCTTAATGCTGAGTTTCGCCACTTTATCTTACAAGATTTAGACTCAGAACAAATTCAGGATTTTATCTACCGTTGGCATGAGTTAACTTTTACCGATGCAGTAGATAAAGTGAGAAAACGGGAACGGCTACAAAGAGGAATTGAAGCTTCCAAATCTATTGCAGAATTGGCAGGAAATCCTCTGCTGTTGACGATGATGGCAATTCTTAATCGTAATCAAGAGCTACCAAGAGATAGAGCTACACTTTACGATCAAGCATCGCGGGTACTGCTACATCAATGGGATGTGGAACGTGCTTTGACAGAAGATAAGAGGTTAGATCCCAAGACTATTAATTATAAAGATAAGCAAGCGATGCTGCGTAAGGTAGCTTATCTTATGCAAACTGGGGAGAAAGATTTGGCAGGGAATTTGATGAATGAAAATGATTTAGTCAAAGTTCTGACTGACTATCTCAAAACCATAGAATTTGATAAACCCAGAGAAGCTGCGCGGGTGATGATTAATCAACTGCGGACTCGCAACTTTATGTTGTGTTTCCTGGGTGCAGATTATTATGCTTTTGTGCATCGGACATTCTTGGAATATTTTTGTGCTTCGGAGTTTGTCTGGCAGTTTGAGAAAGAACGCAATCTTTCAATTGAGTCTCTAAAAACTGAAGTTTTTGGCAAGCACTGGCAAGATGAAAGTTGGCATGAAGTGTTGCTGCTAATTGCGGGAATGATTGAGCCAAGATTTGTTGGCGAGATTCTTGATTATTTAATGGCGCAAGATGGCGAAGAGGAAAAGTTTGTTAATCTTTTTTTAGCGGCTAAGTGTCTTGCAGAGGTGAGAAATCGCTCGGCGATCGCGTCAACGGCTACTCTATTACTTGACAAGCTAAAAGCCTTAACTAAATATGATCTTTGGTACTATTACGTCCCCCATCGAGATGAAGAAGCTAAAGTATTTCATGAAATTTGCACTCAAGCAGTCACAGCAATTGCAACGACCTGGCAAGAATCTTCCGACACTAAAACCTGGCTCCAAGAACGCGCTACCCAGGATGATAACTGGGATGTGCGACATACAGCAGTCGAAGAATTAGCGAAGAATTTCAAAGATGACCCCGACACCAAATTCTTTCTCAAAGAACGTGCTACCCAGGATGATGACAACGATGTACGAGGTGCAGCAGTCCGAGAATTAGCGAAGAACTTCAAAGATGACCCCGACACCAAATTCTTTCTCAAAGAACGCGCTACCCATGATGATGAAAACGACGTGCGATGTGTAGCAGTCCGAGAATTAGCGAAGAACTTCAAAGATGACCCCGACACCAAATTCTTCCTCAAAGAACGCGCTACCCATGATGATGACAACTATGTGCAACGTGTAGCAATCCAAGAATTAGCGAAGAACTTCAAAGATGACCCCGATACCAAATTCTTTCTCAAAGAACTCGCTATCCATGATGATGACAACTATGTGCGAGGTGTAGCAGTCCGAGAATTAGCTAAATACTTTAAATATCAGCCTGAGTTGTTTAACATCTACCACAACTGCGCTATTTATAACCCCTTTGAGCGCAAGCAAGAGCATGAAACTAATCCTCGGCGCATTGCACTGGAGATAATTATCAAGCAATTTCCTCAGCATGACCAGACTTTGCCACTGTTGCGCGATCGCGCAGAGAATGACCCAGATGAGCAAGTGCGGGAATTTGCTCAGAAGAAGTTGGCACAATTAAGCAATAATTGA